From the genome of Natrinema marinum:
GCCGGCTTACTCGAGTACGATCAAGAGCGTGATCTGGTCGCCCCCGACGCGGTCTAGAACTCGACGTTCGAGGTCGACGTACGATCGAGGTCGTCGCCCTCGATCGGCCCTATCCCGACGAACTCGTAATCGCCGTCGGTCAGATACACGTCGCCGTCGGCGACGCTCACCTCGAGTTCGGTGAGGTAGGCCCCCTCGCAGGGACCGAACGTACACTCGCCGGAGTCGGCCTCGAAGTACGCGCCGTGGTTCGCACAGACGAGTTCGCCGTTTCGCATCGGCGCGCCCGACCCCTTGTCCAGTTTGATGTGCGTGAAGTGCTGGCAGTAGTTGAGCCAACAGGCGACGCCGTCCGCTTCGGCGATCGGTTCCCCGCCGTCGGTCGCCGCCGGGTCGGTCCTGACGAGGATCGCTTCCCGTATCTCGCCTGCATCGTCGGTGACGCGAAAGCAAACCGTCGAGTCGTCGGGCACCTCGGACAGCGCCGTGATCCGTCCGTCGTCCATCACGCTCCGGTTATCGGTCGGTCACCCTGAACGTTACGCCACCCTGTGGCACATGTCTGACGGAATTTTAAACATCTCTCCGACCAACGCCGTCTATGGACTCCCTTCTCGTCTACGGTTCCTACGGCTACACGGGACGGCTGATCGCCCGCGAGGCCGTCGCGCGAGGCGGTTCGCCCGTCGTCGCGGGCCGCGACGGCCGCGCGGTCACCGAGCAGGCCGACCGGCTCGGCGTCGAAGGGCGGACGTTCGACCTCGAGTCGGACGCGCTCCGCGCTCAGCTCGCGTCGTTCGATGCCGTCCTCAACTGTGCGGGACCGTTCGTCGAGACGGCCGGGCCGCTGGTTGCCGCCTGCCTCGAGACGGAGACGGACTATCTGGACATTACCGGCGAGTTCTCCGTCTTCGAGTGTCTCCGCCAGCGCGACGCC
Proteins encoded in this window:
- a CDS encoding Rieske (2Fe-2S) protein translates to MDDGRITALSEVPDDSTVCFRVTDDAGEIREAILVRTDPAATDGGEPIAEADGVACWLNYCQHFTHIKLDKGSGAPMRNGELVCANHGAYFEADSGECTFGPCEGAYLTELEVSVADGDVYLTDGDYEFVGIGPIEGDDLDRTSTSNVEF